aggaaaggaaaggaaaggaaaggaaaggaaaggggaaaggaaaatggaaaatggaaaatggaaaataagaaaggaaatggaaaaagagaaaggaaatggaagaagagaaaggaaagaggaaaaaggaaaggaaagaaaaaaggaaagaggaaaaaggaaagaggaaaaggaaaggaaggaaggaaggaaaaggaaaggaacaagGGAGACGACAcggggaaaggaaggaggaaggaaaggggagaaacagaaagaggagTGGGAGAGAAAGTCAAAAATCACGAAAAcaatttttctcaaaaaataagaaacaaattaaaaaagaaaaagagcgaaagaaagaggaaaaagaaaaaaacaaaaccaaacacgagaatgaataaaagaaagacggaaagaaggaaggaaagagagaagaaaggtgaCGGAAAGAAACAGAACGGAAAGAAGGGATGACAGAAAGcgggaaagaaagaaggggaaaagaggaaagaaaggaaaggggaaaagagaaaagaaaagcgaAAAGACAAAGCCCGAAAAGAAAACCTCCGCCTCATCCCCGATCCCCGCGGCAGAATCCGACCGCCCGCAGCCCGGAGCCGCGCCGAGAGGAGCGCAGCAACAGGTCTTGGTGCGGGGCTGCGGGTCccggtgcggggctgcgggtCTCAGTGCGGGGCTGCGGGTCccggtgcggggctgcgggtCCCCGTGCGGGACTCACCTTGGAAGCGGTGCCCGAAGAAGCGGTTGCGCAGCACCCAGGGGTAGAAGTTGAGCGGGTCGCGATGCTGCGGTCCGAAGAAGGAGTGAGGGTGCGGGAGAGGCGATGCTCCGAGCTGATGCGGAGCGACGGGTAGAGCCGGGTGCCCCACGGCTTCGGGGAAAACGAGCTCGGTGCCGCCGTACAGAGCCCGACCGGCGGCTGCGGCCCCTTGGAAACCGCCGGGGAAAGCGTCGGAAGAGGCAGGGGGGGGATAATTGAGGGCCGAGGGCCGCAGGGGTTCCTCGGGGCTCAGCGGGGTGTCCTTGGCCACCAGGGACTCGATGGTGAAGCAGCGCTTGGCGGACGGCTGGAACATGGTTTGAGCTCGGGGGGGGCCGCGGCGGGGCTGTTCCTGCGGGTGcgcgcgtgtgtgtgtgtgcgagaaagctccccccccccccaacccccccacccacagcccccccccacGGGGCCGCGCACACGCGCACCCACCGCCCGCACCCCGCGGGCCGCCCCCGTaccccgcagccccgcagctcCGCAGCCCTACAAATAGGGCCGGTACCTggcgctgccccccccccccccccaaccccccgcCCTTCCCCGCCCGGGCGGCCCTCACCTGCGGGTGAGGAGGGCCGGGGCTGGGGCCGGCACTGGGAATGAGGAGAGCGCCCGAAAAACTGGACTGGAGCCGGCGGCGAGGCGAGAAGTTgtgggagcggggctgcgggctGCGCTCGTTTCGTAGGAAATCGCTACATCGCTTCTTTCGTGCCGAAAATCGGGACGGCAGTACGGCCCCGCGGCTCCGCCGCTCCGCGATAGAAAGGTCGGAGAGCTCCCGTTACCCGCGCAGCCCCCGCGCAATGTCCGCGCAGCGCGGAGCCCCGCTTAAatcccggcccggccccgctcctcCCTGCGCtgggaataataataaaatgatatCAAAATATCGACGAAAAATCCCAAAGTCGCTGTTTTCTCTTCCGGAGCCGCTCTGAGGAAATTGATGCGCGGGCGCGTAGCCTCTCCGCACTTTGGTCCGTCCCGAGTTCACTCCGCAGTTTGGCTCTGCTTCGCCCGCCGGGACGCGGCGGAGTTTTGTTGAGGCGCGGAGGAGGGGGCAGCCCTCCCCTCCCGCACAAAGAGGGTTGAAAGTCTATTTTCCACTCCGCTGCGCCGAAATGCTCCGCGCGGCACCGCGGGGCCGTCagtccgtccgtccgtccgtccccCTCATCTCCTCCCACCCCTCCTCCAAGCACAGCGCGGCCGCCCCTCGCCCTGCGCGCATCTTCCGCGCATCTCCCGCGCATCTCCCACACAGACACAGCGCGGCGGCTGCGGGAGGAGGAAAGCGCACGGAACTGCGCGGAAACCAAAGGCTGAAAACGGAGCGAGCGCGTCCGACGGAGCGCTTTTCTcgtttagttttctttttaattattcttttcctttatttaatttgattattttccCTCCGTGGAGGTGGAAGAGGGGGATGGAAAAATTGATCTGGATTTTCAGTGGGGATTTCCGTGGGTTGGAAATAAAGGAGAGGGGATGTGAGGAGAGGGATGCGGGGTGCGGAGCGGGATGTggagcagagggaaggggaaagagaaagggaatgggatgggggaaaagggaagggaaaggaagggaagggaagggaagggaagggaagggaagggaagggaagggaagggaagggaagggaagggaagggaagggaagggaagggaagggaagggaagggaagggaagggaagggaagggaagggaagggaagggaagggaaggggaagcagGGCCAGTGCTCAGCTCGGATGCGGGAGTCGTGTGCTCAATCTGTGGTTTTGAATTTAATTTGAGATTATCGGATTGTATGGAATTTAATTTCGTTTTTCCATCAAGTTCCCGTTCCGGGCCGCTGGGCAGAGAGGTTCGGGAATGAGATTTCGTTTGGTGAGGCTCTCACCTGCTCTGAACGTCCTTCACAGGGGGGATAACTGAGCCCTGCCCGGCGCTGAATGCTCCGCGAGGAGCAGCACCTCCTCTCCACAAAAGCGTTTTTTGGAGGGGAACTCCTTTggtttagagaaaaaaaaatcccccccccactcccccccctATTAAATATGACAATATTATAaggttgggttttgtttgtttgttttttttccccattcttttcCTCcgattttttttccagccctgCATCCcggctgctgcctgctgggcatCCAACcgggaggagctgtgctggaggagaaggagatTTGCTTTATAACGAAAGGAGGTGGCACTGCAGCCGGGGGACGCGGGCAGCAGCGGCAGAGGGCACACAGAGGATCCCCAGCCCCGCTCCGGGGGTAATGCGGGCACAGAGCGGAGCTGATCCCATTAAAACACAATACAACGGTTTTCCAAAGAGCAAACGAAAGcggaaggaagaagagggagaggGGGGCAGGACGGGCAGCGAAAGGCGGCTGTAGGGTGTGGAGTGTGGGAGAGGCTGCGGGATGCTCGGGGATGGACAGACGGACAGCTTGGGGCCAACGCAACGCCAGCAGGTGCAATGCTGTCCGCAGCCTCGTTAATCTGTAACACATCGGCCTCCAGCATCAAAGGGCAGAATGTGGAAAATCAGGCCCCGAGCCCCGGAGCGTGGCCACGGGCTCAGCTCGTCGCGATGTTAAAAGTTGACCAGACTTCAAAGTGCTGCATCATTTCCTGCCAGCCTCCCAACCTGCCCCGCTGTtcctgtgagcagagcccatcCCCTGCCCCCAGTGCTTCGTGCCATCCCCCCACTGCGCTCCCATAGCCaagaagggaggagggagaCTGGTGTGGGTTTGGGGGAGCTGGGAAGGTCTGAGGACTccagagctgggctgctctctgctttctgctctttggctttttcttcttattattgttattattgaaTTTGACGTGGCTCAGTGCTGGATGGGAAGAAACTTTCCCTGCACAACCTGGTGGGCTTCAGTGGGCCGTTCTCACCTCCCCAAGAATCCCAAATTTCTGGTGGCTTTGTCAGCTGGTCCATTGCTGGTTGGACagatggatggacggatggatggatggatggatgggtggatggatgggtggatgggtgggtggACGAATAGATGGAAAGATGGGATGCATGGACAGACAGATGGTtggatggacagatggatggatgggtggatggatggatggatggatggatggatggatggatggatggatggatggatggatggtggATGAATGGAGATCACACAGAAATCGTGGGTCTGATGGTAGATCCAGGCATTGCCAAGGATGAACGCTCTCCTTTTCATTCAGAGACTCGGAGAGTTAGTTTATAGGCTCAGGATGAGAGGAACCCATCACATAGCCCAGGAAGGGAAAGTCTCCAAGCCATACAGCTACAAACTGTGGGCTGGAAGAGGTCAATGCAGAAAAGACAGATGCTGCTGGATCCTCAGCCACCTATGCAGTGTTCACAGCAGCTTTTCCAAGGCGATGCATTCAcctgcactgcccagcacagccaaaCACCAGCCCAGAATCCCTGTACAGATGTGGGATGTGATGTGATGGTGGATGTTCAACCTAATCCAGCAGCAAGAAGAGGTGGGAGAagcacaaaagccaaaaggtTTATGCAAAGCCACACACCAGTTGGTGAGAACAGATCCTCCAGGCCCTCGCTGTGCCCAAGATCCTCCAGTTCCTGTGTTGGATGAGCACTCAGAGGTGTGAGATCCTGATGGAAATACAGCTATGTGTCACTGTCAATTTTGCTCCTGCAAGGTACCCAGCTCTTTGCAGATATTTAAACCCCCCACATCCTGAAATCATCATCATAATAATAATGTAACGTTTGGAGATGGTTCTTCTTACATCTGGAGATGGTCGTGCAGGTGCCCATGGTCCTGATGAGACCTTTCAGGTaggagtccccatccctgggggtaTTTAAGAGATGCATGGATGCAGTCCTGAGGGATTTGGTGTAGTGATGGGACTCGGTAGGACAGGTTTATGGTTGGGCTTTGTGATCCTGAAGCTCTTCTTCAACCCAAATGCTTCATTCTATGGCTCATAAACATGAAGACCTCTCCCTTGACTTCGTGCAGGACCCTGAGGACAGTGTTCCCCATTTGCCTGCAGGTGTGCAGAGGGATAACAGTCATTCACACTGTTCAGCTCCGTGTTCCCCAAGAATCTGAGTTCAGCCAGCCCTCTCCCCCGGCTTTGGGATGAAGGTTGGTCTCCCCTCTAAGCATCTCGCTTCAAGGCTGCAGGATGTCacacattaaaaatgcttttccatgCACTGCGGGGTAATTGCTGCCGCAAATACTCCTCTCTTTGAGTGTTCAACCGGGTAGTTTCAACACAGGAAATTACACCTCCAGCCCTGGGGATGTTTGGGTGCTCCATTGGGTTGCACTGGAGCATGACCCCCCCCCATCAGGCCCCCAAGCAATGCCCCAGCTGATGGGGAAAGCAATGTCCCATCTGGGATTGAACCATCACAGGGGTGAAGGGACGgcaggttggacttgatgatctcagaggtcttttccaacctcgatGATTCTGTGAGTGGGCACGGTGGTGATGGGGTGGCAGTTGGACTTGAGGATCgttgtggtcttttccaaccttaatgattctacaggGGAAGGTGTGATGGCCCCACAGACCCCAGACTGCCTGGTCACAGGGGTGATGGCAGACTTGGCTCCACAGCATGATGCCGAGTGGCTCCGAGGTGATGTATCAGCCATCTACATAGATATCTAACTTAACACAATAAAACTGCTGGTCAGAAGCCTTCCTGCCTATTTTTCTCATGGAAAATGTCAGTGCTGGGTGCACCTTGTATGGAAATGTGGGGTTACTTCCATAGAGAACCcaggaaataaatgcatgtgTTCCCTCTGATCACTTCCAGACTCAGAACAGGACGAGACACACACTGCATTGAGAAAGTCCCAATCTGCTGGGCTGGACTGGAGACCATCGGGCTTCTCCAGACCCATCCCCATTGGGATGGGACACAGAGGAGGAGCGGGGCTGGGTGCTCCTGGTGTGCTTCATTCTGGTGCCAGGCTCCTACCATGCTGGGAGCTCCACAGCAATGagttcctccttccttcctccccctggGAGGTGGTCGGAGGGGGCCCTGTGTGATTCATGTGTTTATTTTCCCGGGTGCCATATGAAAGGCAACCCCGTGTGTTTCCATACGAGGCGGCTAGGTGCTTCCAACACTGACATTCTCCATGAGAAAAATAGGCAGGAAGGCTTCTGAGCAGCAGTTTTATTGTGTTAATAAGTTTGGCGTCTATAAGCAACATATGTAAATGACTGATATACTGTCTTGATGCCATTTAACATTATGTTGCGGAGGTGAGAGGGAGCCAAGTCTGCAGCATTTCGACTAATATGCACGGAgctgccaatttttttttattttttttttttaaatttcattttaatttattttcttctttttttttggtaatttaaAGAAGTCAGCGATCTGATAACGACTCGGACCCTTCCATCTCCATGGCTGTTTGCTGGATGATGGATAAACGTCGCGTTTGCTTCTCCCTCCCGGCAGCACTGGGATGGCAAAGCCTGGGATTTGAGGTTGGATGCTGGGAAAGGAATGGTTCATGGGTTCACACACGTGTGGTTGGGATGCTCTGTAGGATGGGGTTATGCCTGCGGGCACTGGGGCTGCATCCCCATGCACAGAAACCAACCATTCGCCCCCAAATCCTTTTGGGGATGATCCATGGGGGCTGAACACCACCCCGACCCAAAATCATTCATGTGGCTCCATCCCCAACGCtgcaaaaggggaaaagaggaTGGTGAggaaggcacagagctgtgccatgggctgccaagcacagccctgcttggCTGTGCCAATGTCTCCATgcttccccatccctggcagggaggaaaaaaagacaagggggaaaaaaaaacaacacacacacacacacacagagttaGTTTCTTCTTCTCACAAGTAATTTTCAGTTAATTTATGTTGAATCAATGGTTCCTTGCAGTCATATGGATGGCAGGCTCCCAGCCATTATTA
The Lagopus muta isolate bLagMut1 chromosome 4, bLagMut1 primary, whole genome shotgun sequence genome window above contains:
- the LOC125692745 gene encoding homeobox protein EMX1-like, coding for MFQPSAKRCFTIESLVAKDTPLSPEEPLRPSALNYPPPASSDAFPGGFQGAAAAGRALYGGTELVFPEAVGHPALPVAPHQLGASPLPHPHSFFGPQHRDPLNFYPWVLRNRFFGHRFQGSEVSQESLLLHGPFARKPKRIRTAFSPSQLLRLERAFEKNHYVVGAERKQLASSLSLSETQVKVWFQNRRTKYKRQKLEEEGPDSEQKKKGSHHINRWRLATKQSSGEDIDVTSND